A window from Planococcus maritimus encodes these proteins:
- a CDS encoding TrmH family RNA methyltransferase produces the protein MKRIESLQNSLVKHWKKLSTTRKERDKFGEFLVEGFHLTEEALNKKADIKGLIVREGTDIPDAWDIEGLELYVVTAQIAKEIAETEHTQGIFAHCTQPEYDEAMQKQWETLLLIDAVQDPGNVGTMVRTAAAAGIDAVVLGKGSADAYNPKTVRSAQGAHFQVPIVKGDLFEWVDGLKDRAIPVYGTALYQSVPMYEAESKERFALIVGNEGSGVEPQLLEQTDQNLMVPLYGPAESLNVAVATGILLYSLVPKTGV, from the coding sequence ATGAAACGAATTGAATCATTGCAGAACTCGCTCGTAAAACATTGGAAGAAACTGAGCACGACCCGCAAAGAGCGTGATAAATTTGGGGAATTCTTAGTTGAAGGATTTCATTTAACAGAAGAAGCACTGAATAAGAAAGCCGATATCAAAGGCTTGATCGTCCGGGAAGGCACCGATATTCCGGATGCTTGGGACATTGAAGGCTTGGAATTATACGTGGTAACGGCGCAAATCGCAAAAGAAATTGCAGAAACCGAGCATACGCAAGGCATTTTTGCCCATTGCACGCAGCCAGAATATGATGAGGCCATGCAAAAACAATGGGAGACGCTGCTTTTGATCGACGCTGTGCAAGACCCGGGCAATGTTGGGACGATGGTCCGCACCGCAGCAGCAGCTGGAATTGATGCAGTCGTTCTTGGAAAAGGTTCGGCGGATGCGTACAATCCGAAAACGGTTCGCTCGGCACAAGGCGCGCATTTCCAAGTACCGATCGTCAAAGGCGATTTGTTCGAATGGGTGGACGGCTTGAAAGACCGCGCGATTCCGGTTTACGGCACTGCGCTTTACCAATCAGTGCCAATGTACGAAGCGGAGTCGAAAGAACGCTTTGCCCTCATCGTTGGCAATGAAGGCAGCGGCGTCGAGCCGCAGTTACTTGAGCAGACCGACCAAAACTTAATGGTGCCGCTTTACGGCCCTGCTGAATCGTTGAATGTGGCCGTAGCGACTGGCATTTTATTGTACAGCCTTGTTCCGAAAACTGGTGTTTGA